A genomic stretch from Lathyrus oleraceus cultivar Zhongwan6 chromosome 2, CAAS_Psat_ZW6_1.0, whole genome shotgun sequence includes:
- the LOC127121426 gene encoding E3 ubiquitin-protein ligase MPSR1-like, which translates to MASEAEASELSCLFERMIRTNDMSLFFPFMLRLYALSTRRNSDDPDQESSSNEDSNRQRIILVSPSTQRIILINDVSSLEALFQEHGSTRENGQHPASTKSIETMKKVEIVEGEEHRECVVCLEEFEVGEVVKEMPCKHWFHGNCIDKWLRIHGSCPVCRYQMPIHEEQEK; encoded by the coding sequence ATGGCATCTGAAGCTGAAGCTTCTGAACTTTCCTGTTTGTTTGAAAGAATGATAAGAACTAATGACATGTCTTTGTTCTTTCCATTCATGCTTCGTCTTTATGCTTTGTCAACTCGAAGAAACAGCGACGACCCAGATCAAGAATCATCCAGTAACGAAGATTCCAACCGTCAAAGAATCATCTTGGTGAGCCCTTCTACACAACGTATTATTCTAATCAACGATGTTTCAAGTCTTGAAGCTTTGTTTCAAGAACATGGAAGCACTAGAGAGAATGGTCAACATCCAGCTTCAACAAAGTCAATAGAAACAATGAAAAAAGTTGAAATTGTTGAAGGTGAAGAACATAGAGagtgtgttgtttgtttggaaGAATTTGAGGTTGGTGAAGTTGTTAAAGAAATGCCTTGTAAGCATTGGTTTCATGGGAATTGTATTGACAAGTGGTTAAGGATTCATGGATCTTGTCCTGTTTGTAGGTATCAGATGCCTATTCATGAGGAACAAGAAAAATAA